The region GCGTGGCCGTGCCCGTTCACGTGCAAAGCAGCGCAATAAGTAGTTACGCACTGGTGCGGTAGTATCTACTGCGATGAATCCGCACATCTTTTCAGCGCCACGTCGCTCGCGATCACTGCGAGTCGGCGTGGCGCTGTTTGCGTGCTCTGGCGTGGTTGCGCTTTCTGCATGCGCCGCGTCGCCTGGCCCGCCGCCTCTCGTTGATCCGAACGATGTTGCTGCTCGTGAGATGTATGAGCAAGAGGATTCCACGACTACTTCCGCTCGACCGGAGGGCAAGACTCGCGTGCGCTCCCAGGTGGAGGTTGGTGTGGATTCGCTCCGAAACGGGCTGAACCCGCACCTTATCGCTGATGAATCTGCGGTTGTGAAGAGTGTGGCGAATCTGGTGCTTCCCAGCGCATTTCATGATGGGGTGAGAAATTCCGCACTGCTCAATGGGGCGACGGTGCTCTCAGAATCGCCGCGTGCAATGACGGTGCGCTACATCATTCGCGAGACCGCGCAATGGTCTGATGGCACGCCGGTGACCGGTGCGGACTTTGTGTACCTGTGGCGGGGGATGCGGGACACGCCAGGAGTACGAAACCCGGCCGGGTATCGCGCGATCGATGCCGTGCGTGTCAGTGGCGCGACGGGCAAGGTCGTCGACGTTGACTTCGCTGAGCCGGTTGCGGATTGGCGTGGCCTTTTCGACCACTTGTTGCCGGCGCATGTGTTTGCAGCCGACGGCTCTGATTTCGGGGTGGCGCTGCGCGACACAATTCCGGTTTCTGCTGGCCGGTACATGGTGCGCGGGGTAGACCGTGGTCGTGGAACGATTACGCTGAACCGCAATGATAGGTTTTGGGCGGCCAATCCTGCCAAGATAGATATCTTGACGCTGCATGCGGTACGCGGGACCACCCAGATTGCAGATCAGCTGCGCACCGGCCAGCTGGTGTTTGTGGATCGGGTTCCTAGCGAGACGACCGGGCGCGTGCTCAGCCTGGTACCGGGTGTGCAGACGCGGATGCTCGATACGCCACGGGTGCTAGGCGCTGTGCTTTCTGCGACGTCTGGGATGTCGCCTGAGGTTCGTTCGGAGCTTCGTTCGCTGATCGACGTTCCGCTGCTTGCAAGCATTGCGTTGGACCGCACGGCTGATGTTTCGGTTGCAAAGCACGGTCAAGTGAGCACGCATGAGCCGCACGCGGTGTATCAACACGTTGCGGCTCACGGTGCGATACGCATTGGTGCCGATCTTGCAGATCCTGCAGCGGTAGCAGCGGCTCGATCGATGGCGGACATGCTGCACGATCGTGGAGTGTCGGCACGAGTTGTCGCGACGGATTTCGGTTCGCTGATTCGCTCAGGTCTCGAGGAAAATACCGTTGATGTTTTGGTGGCGTGGCAACACGATCCGGAAAATTTGCCGGATGCTGCGAGTCGCTTGGACTGCGTCGCTGGCGCCCCTCGTGCAGGCAACCTCGCCGGTTTTTGTGAACCTCAGTCGGTGGGGCTTGCGAAAGAAATCTTGGCCGGTTCGTACGGGCTTAAGCAGGCCACCGAGGCGGTCAATGAGGTGCTCGAGCAAGAGGCACTATGGATGCCGATTGCGCGCGAGCGTCGTATTATCGCCCTCGGGGAGGGCATCATCGGGCCGGATGCAGATTTGAATAACTGGAAAGCAGGCTTATCGACGGCCGCTTCGTGGCGCCTGCAACCGAAACGAAACGAAGGAGATCGGATTAATCATGCACAACTCCCGTGACCTACAGGGCTACCGGGTGCTCGCCGTGCACGCGCACCCCGACGACGAGTCCATCACCATGGCCGGAACGCTGTTTGACCTCGCGCGACGCGGCGCAGACGTATTAGTGGTGACCTGCACGTTAGGGGAGGAAGGCGAGGTCATTGGAGAGCCATATCAACTGCTGACGAATGACCATGGTGATCAGCTAGGCGGGTTCCGCATTGCGGAGCTGCACGGCGCGCTCCAGGCGATCGGCGTCCGCGGTGAGTTCCTTGGTGGCGCTGGTTGCTTCCGTGACAGTGGGATGGCGGGATCGGAGGCCAGCAAGAACCCACGTGCATTTGTCAATAGCGGGCGTCGCGCAGTCGACGCGCTGCTGGAAGTACTGCGCCGGGAGCGTCCACACCTCGTTTTGACCTACGGCCCCGACGGTGGGTACGGGCACCCGGATCATATTCGTGCGCACGAGATCGTGCACGAGGCCGCTGAGGAGTTTGATATCCCGCGCATCCTGTGGGCAGTGCGCAGGAGGGAGGAAACCGACGCACTTTTGCCTGAGGTCGCGCCTGAAGGCTGGCGCTTGCCAAAGCCTGGCGAGCTCGACGGCGTGGACAGCGTCGATGTTTCGGTGCGCCTGGACGTTGAGGCGTACAGCGCCAAAATCGCTGCGATGGCGGCGCATGCGACACAAATCTGGGTTGCGGACGGGCGGACCAGCGCGACGAACCCGCACGCGGTGCTGGGCAAGGGGCCAGTCATGTACTACGCGCTGTCCAACTTGATTGTGCAGCCGATTCAGCCGTGGGAGCATTTCCAACTGGGCGGTGGCGAAGCGGTCGTCGACACGTCGGATGTGCTCAGCGGACTTGAGCGATGACTGAAACCCGTTTCAAGGCGGACATTGCCCGCGGCGAGAAAGCAGCAGGTCTCATCTGGCTTTCTGTCGGCGCGCTCATTTCACTTTTGTTAGAAGCTGTCAACTTGGACACACGTATTGTTGGAATCGCGGTGCCGTTTACGGTAGTCATCGCTGCGCTCTTTAATGCGGTGCTCACGAAGACTGCAGCGCTGTGGTCAGATCATCTGCTGGTCAAGCTCGTTCCACTCATTGTTTGGGTGGTAGGTTTCTTTGTTCTGCTTATCGCTCTCCCGGCGCGGGGAGCGGTCGTGCTCCCCGCGAGCCCGCTGACGCTGCTGCTCCTTTTTGCGGGTTTGGGTGGGGGCGTTTGGCCCCTTTTCGGTCGAAAGTGACATACTGGAACGCATGACTTATGTGATTGCTCAACCATGCGTGGACGTAATGGACCGCAGCTGCGTCGAAGAATGCCCAGTCGACTGCATCTATGAGGGCAAGCGCATGCTCTACATTCACCCAGACGAGTGCGTCGACTGCGGTGCATGTGAGCCAGCTTGCCCGGTAGAGGCCATCTTTTACGAGGATGACACCCCGGAGGAATGGGCCGAGTACTACGACGCAAACGTCGGCTTTTTCGACGAGCTCGGATCGCCAGGCGGGGCGACAAAGCTTGGGCCACAGGATTTCGACCACCCATTCGTGGAGGCGCTACCACCGCAGAACCAGGACGGTTAAACCTGCATGAGCACGCACCATCGCGCCGGCTTAGAGGAGCAGCTACCGGAGTTCCCTTGGGATACCATCCTCGATGTCAAGCAGAAGGCAGCCAGCCATCCCGGCGGACTCATTGACCTCTCGGTCGGGACACCGGTAGATTCAGTCGACCCTTCCATCCAGCTTGCCCTGGCTGAGCATGCCGCTGCGCCTGGCTACCCGCCGACGCAGGGGTCGGCGGAACTACGCCAAGCGATTGCCGACTCGCTGGAGCGCCGATACAACATTCAGGACCTGCACACAGACGCTGTGCTTCCCGTCATCGGCACAAAGGAGGCTGTCGCGTGGCTTCCAACCCTGCTCAACCTGCGCGGTGGCATAGTGGTGATCCCGGAGATCGCGTACCCAACCTACGAGGTGGCCGCGATCATAGCGGGATGCAAGGTCGTGCGATCTGACGTTCCAGTCGATGGTGCGTCGCTAGTATTCTTAAACACCCCGAGCAACCCAACCGGTCGCGTCCTCTCCGCAGAGGAGATGCGCGTATGGGTTGACTACGCGCGGGAAACCGGCGCGATCATCGCCTCAGACGAGTGTTACATGGGCCTTGCCTGGGATGAGGACCGCAGGCCGGTATCGCTGCTTGACCCGGCGGTCAGCGGTGGTGACAACACCAACCTCTTGGTCTTGCATTCGCTGTCAAAGACATCGAATATGGCCTCTTACAGAGTCGGTTTCATCGCTGGTGACGAGAAGCTGGTGCAAGAACTTCTGCTGTTGCGCAAGCACACCGGAATGATGGTGCCAGGACCAATCCAAGCAGCAACGCTGGCTGCACTCCGCGACGATCAGCACGAAACACTCCAGCGGCTTCGCTACGCCAACCGTCGGGTGACACTCTTGCGCGCGCTGCTCGCGGCAGGGTGCAGCGTTGAGCATTCCGAGGCCGGGCTGTACCTGTGGACACGCAGGGAAGGCGCAGATGCCCGCCAGACGCTCGACTGGTTCGCGCAGCGTGGAATCCTCGTTGCGCCAGGGGACTTTTACGGCCCTGGCGGCTCGCAGCATGTTCGAGTTGGCCTCACGGCTTCCGACGAGGCCATCGCTGAGGCCGCACAGCGACTCTCGGAGTAACACGTGACCACTCCAACAGAGCATCGTGGGATGCGTGCGCTTCGAAGCCTGCGCGAGTTTTTGCGCTTCGGCATTGTGGGAGGCTCCGGCGTCCTGGTCAATCTTTTGGTGTTCTACCTCACCAAGAAAGCGATCGAAGTCGGCTTCAATCTGCATGAGGGCGACATCTTCTTCAACCTTTTCGGCACCCGCTTTAACGTCCGCTGGTATCACGTGCTTGCTACCGTGGCGTTTCTCGTGGCGAACACATGGAACTACCAGCTCAACAGGTCGTGGACCTTCCGGGGCCCGCAGCGGCGTTCGTGGATCCGCGGGTTTTTCCCGTTCCTCACCACCGGCGTGATGGCATTCGTTGTTTCGCTGGTGTTCTTGACGTTGTTTATGAACCCGAACTCCCCAATTGGGTTGCCGGACAGCATTTTCGACGACTCCACCGGTCTTCGCACGAAGTCCTACTGGTCGCAGGGCCTGGCGACGCTGATCGCGACACCGGTGAACTACATCATTAATAAAATTTGGACGTTTTCGAAGCCGAAAACAGCTCCGAAAACGTCCGCGTCTTCCTAGTTGTGCTTGCCCGTTAGACGCTTTCCTTGGATGGGCGCACCAGGAAAGATGCGCCGATCAATACCGCGGAGACGATGAGGACCGCGATAATTTGGCCTCTGGTGGAGGCGTCGAAAAGCATGAGGATGGTGAGTCCCACGAGGGCAATCAGCGTTGCCCACGGAACCCAGGTCGCTCCGCGTACCTGCACTGCGGAGTTCTTGATCTGCGGGTGCAGTCGGATGTAGCTCAGCGTGATCATTACCCACGTGACCATGAGGCAGCCGCCGACGGCGTTCATGAGGAAGTCGAGCAGCCCTGGTGGGTTCCACCACTGCAGGCCGACTGCGGCGAAGGCGAAGAACATCGACACCAATACGGAGTTCATTGGGACGGCGTTCTTGTTCGTGGCGCGAAGCCAGCGCGGCGCGTCGCCTTCGAGTGCCTGTTGGTAGGCGAGGCGAGACGTGCCGTAAATCTGGGCATTGAACGCGGAGAGCAGCGCCAGGACGATGACGGCCTCCATGAACCCGACGACGCCTGGGATGTTTGCCATGCTGAGCACCTGGGTGAATGGTGAATCTGCAGCGGAGTCGGCACCGTCGATCTGTGCGTATGGGATCAGCAAGATGATGACGATGATGCTTCCGATGTAGAAGAGTGCGATGCGCCAGATAATGGAGTTGACCGCGCGCTTGACGGCCTGCGCGGGGTTCTCCGACTCTGCCGCCGCGATGGTGACAACCTCGATACCGCCGAAGGCGAACGCCACGGCGAGCAGCCCAGCGGCGACGCCGGCGAAGCCGTTCGGCATGAAGCCCGACTCCCGGACGTTGTCCAGGCCGACGAAGTCGTGGCCGGGGAGGATGCCGAGGAAGAGCGCGGCGCCGATGGCCAAGAAGAGGATAATGACGGCGACCTTAATCATGGCGAACCAGTACTCAAACTCGCCAAAGCCTTTCACCTGCGCGAGGTTGATGACAGCGAAGAATACCACTGTGACCAGCGCTGGAACCCATTGGGGGACGCCAAACCAGCCAGACATAATTGCGGCTGCGCCGGTGATCTCGGCGCCACCAACCATGATGAGGAGGAACCAGTAGAGCCAGCCCAACAGGAAGCCGGCCCAGTGGCCGAACGCCTGGCGCCCGTACGTCGCGAACGAGCCGGAAGACGGGCGGGCTGCAGCCATCTCGCCGAGCATGCGCATAACCGAGATAACAATCAGGCCTGCGATCGCGTATGCGACCAAGATGGCGGGGCCTGCGGCCCGGATGCCGACGCCCACTCCGAGAAAGAGACCGGCGCCTACCGCCATGCCCAGACCCATCAGGGTCAGGTGACGCGATTTGAGGCCGGTGCCCAGCGTGGCGTCGTCGGATTCAGTGTTGCGTTGAGTTGTCATCGGATGTTCCTCTCGGCGGCGTCCTTAGCGCGTTGTTGGAAAGTGTCGGTGCGGGTCCAGAGGACGCCAGCGATTGAAATGATGCCCACGACGACTGCTACCGCGAACATTTGGAAGCGGCCGTCAGGGTTGGTCAGCATGAGCACCACGATGGCTCCCGCCAGTACAACCGTTGCCCACGGCAAGACTCCTGGAGCCCACATGCGAACGTGCGTGATCTCGTTG is a window of Corynebacterium pseudogenitalium DNA encoding:
- a CDS encoding GtrA family protein — its product is MRALRSLREFLRFGIVGGSGVLVNLLVFYLTKKAIEVGFNLHEGDIFFNLFGTRFNVRWYHVLATVAFLVANTWNYQLNRSWTFRGPQRRSWIRGFFPFLTTGVMAFVVSLVFLTLFMNPNSPIGLPDSIFDDSTGLRTKSYWSQGLATLIATPVNYIINKIWTFSKPKTAPKTSASS
- the mshB gene encoding N-acetyl-1-D-myo-inositol-2-amino-2-deoxy-alpha-D-glucopyranoside deacetylase, translating into MHNSRDLQGYRVLAVHAHPDDESITMAGTLFDLARRGADVLVVTCTLGEEGEVIGEPYQLLTNDHGDQLGGFRIAELHGALQAIGVRGEFLGGAGCFRDSGMAGSEASKNPRAFVNSGRRAVDALLEVLRRERPHLVLTYGPDGGYGHPDHIRAHEIVHEAAEEFDIPRILWAVRRREETDALLPEVAPEGWRLPKPGELDGVDSVDVSVRLDVEAYSAKIAAMAAHATQIWVADGRTSATNPHAVLGKGPVMYYALSNLIVQPIQPWEHFQLGGGEAVVDTSDVLSGLER
- a CDS encoding amino acid permease — its product is MTTQRNTESDDATLGTGLKSRHLTLMGLGMAVGAGLFLGVGVGIRAAGPAILVAYAIAGLIVISVMRMLGEMAAARPSSGSFATYGRQAFGHWAGFLLGWLYWFLLIMVGGAEITGAAAIMSGWFGVPQWVPALVTVVFFAVINLAQVKGFGEFEYWFAMIKVAVIILFLAIGAALFLGILPGHDFVGLDNVRESGFMPNGFAGVAAGLLAVAFAFGGIEVVTIAAAESENPAQAVKRAVNSIIWRIALFYIGSIIVIILLIPYAQIDGADSAADSPFTQVLSMANIPGVVGFMEAVIVLALLSAFNAQIYGTSRLAYQQALEGDAPRWLRATNKNAVPMNSVLVSMFFAFAAVGLQWWNPPGLLDFLMNAVGGCLMVTWVMITLSYIRLHPQIKNSAVQVRGATWVPWATLIALVGLTILMLFDASTRGQIIAVLIVSAVLIGASFLVRPSKESV
- the dapC gene encoding succinyldiaminopimelate transaminase — its product is MSTHHRAGLEEQLPEFPWDTILDVKQKAASHPGGLIDLSVGTPVDSVDPSIQLALAEHAAAPGYPPTQGSAELRQAIADSLERRYNIQDLHTDAVLPVIGTKEAVAWLPTLLNLRGGIVVIPEIAYPTYEVAAIIAGCKVVRSDVPVDGASLVFLNTPSNPTGRVLSAEEMRVWVDYARETGAIIASDECYMGLAWDEDRRPVSLLDPAVSGGDNTNLLVLHSLSKTSNMASYRVGFIAGDEKLVQELLLLRKHTGMMVPGPIQAATLAALRDDQHETLQRLRYANRRVTLLRALLAAGCSVEHSEAGLYLWTRREGADARQTLDWFAQRGILVAPGDFYGPGGSQHVRVGLTASDEAIAEAAQRLSE
- a CDS encoding ABC transporter family substrate-binding protein codes for the protein MNPHIFSAPRRSRSLRVGVALFACSGVVALSACAASPGPPPLVDPNDVAAREMYEQEDSTTTSARPEGKTRVRSQVEVGVDSLRNGLNPHLIADESAVVKSVANLVLPSAFHDGVRNSALLNGATVLSESPRAMTVRYIIRETAQWSDGTPVTGADFVYLWRGMRDTPGVRNPAGYRAIDAVRVSGATGKVVDVDFAEPVADWRGLFDHLLPAHVFAADGSDFGVALRDTIPVSAGRYMVRGVDRGRGTITLNRNDRFWAANPAKIDILTLHAVRGTTQIADQLRTGQLVFVDRVPSETTGRVLSLVPGVQTRMLDTPRVLGAVLSATSGMSPEVRSELRSLIDVPLLASIALDRTADVSVAKHGQVSTHEPHAVYQHVAAHGAIRIGADLADPAAVAAARSMADMLHDRGVSARVVATDFGSLIRSGLEENTVDVLVAWQHDPENLPDAASRLDCVAGAPRAGNLAGFCEPQSVGLAKEILAGSYGLKQATEAVNEVLEQEALWMPIARERRIIALGEGIIGPDADLNNWKAGLSTAASWRLQPKRNEGDRINHAQLP
- the fdxA gene encoding ferredoxin, translating into MTYVIAQPCVDVMDRSCVEECPVDCIYEGKRMLYIHPDECVDCGACEPACPVEAIFYEDDTPEEWAEYYDANVGFFDELGSPGGATKLGPQDFDHPFVEALPPQNQDG